The nucleotide window GGGTTCTCTCAAATTGATCTCCAATTCTTTAAATCCCAAGAAAGAAACTATGTCTGCCCTATATGGAAATGAAAAAGCACTGGAATCTTTGTCGAAGAAAAGCCGGACACCAGAAGCAGGTGCTGTTATGAAACTGGTTACCTGGAAATATCACGACAATCCCCAATATATCGGTGGAACTATCACCGGAGAACTGGTAAGTGTCGAAACCGTTCAGGCAGACAATGCCGGAAATATCTCTTATGATCTTAAAAATGATCAGCCTAAGAATACTTTCTCAAATAAGGAAGAAAGAATACAGTATTTCATGAGTTACAGCCCCCTAAGCAGACCTTAATAAAAATCGCCCGTTTTACTATTTATCATAATATTTTAAATAAAAAGCATTAATTTAACCTTTTCAAATCAGCAGATTTCATGCAACAGCAAAAAATAAAAATCTCACCAGCCATTATCTGGATAAGCTCTGTTTTCCTGGGTGTTTTATCTTCTGTACCTCAGCTGGCCTCTCATGAGTTCAACTGGAAAGAGGCAGTCGTAAATTCGGCGATTACAGCAGCTTTTTCCATTATCATGTGGTATATCAATATCTATATGCTGAACCGTACAGGAAAACGCAGGCAGCATATCTCCTATTCCAGATTGATGGTGGTACTGGCTTTCGGGATGGTGATCATGTTTGGGCTGGCATGGATCCAGCAGCTGATTCTTTCCCATATTAATTTCGGACCGGTGATGCTGATGGTGGAAGTAAGGGGAATTCTGATCAATCTGGTATGCTATATGTTTCTTACGCTGCTTCAGAACAATTATACCGGGCAGCAGATACAACTTGAGCTGGAAAAGGTAAAGAGTGATAATCTTGGAGCCCAGTATGAATTATTAAAACAGCAGATCAATCCGCATTTTCTTTTCAACAGCTTGAATACCTTAAAATTGATGGCAGAAACCCATGACGAAGAGACGGTTGATTTTATTGTAAAGCTTTCAGATTTTTACCGGTTTACGCTGGAAAGCAGAAAACTGGATCTGATCAGCGTTCAGGAAGAAATGAAAATAGTAGACGCTTATCTTTTTCTTCAGAAAGCACGTTTTGGGGAAGGAATTAAGTTCACCAACGAACTTGGAAAAGAAATCAATGCTACCCTTATTCCGCCTTTCACGCTTCAGCTTCTGGTGGAGAACTGCATCAAGCACAATATTGTTTCACAAAGCAAACCTTTGCATATTAAAATCTATAACAACGATAACCATATTGTCATTGAAAATCCCATCCAGCGTAAAATGAATGCAGAAGATTCGCTGGGAGTCGGGCTTGATAATATTAAAATGCGTTACAAACACTTATTGGAAAAGGATATCATCATTCATTCAGATGAAAAAACTTTCCAGATAAAACTACCATTAATCCATGAATATAATCATTATTGAAGATGAATTCAGGGCTGCAAAATCCCTGCAGAATTTACTCTCAGACTTAAAACCGGATTCGAAAATCCTTGGCGTTTACGACAGTATTGAAACAAGTATTGAAGGCTTAAAAGATATCAAACCTGATCTTATCTTTATGGATATCCATCTTTCTGACGGACTTTCCTTCGAGATTTTCAAATCGGTGGAGATCACTTGCCCTGTAGTTTTCTGTACAGCCTTTGACCAGTACATGCTGGATGCCTTTAAAAGTAAAGGAGTTGACTATGTTTTAAAACCTTTTTCAAAAGAAGATATTGCTGAAGCACTGAGAAAAGTGGATGAACTGAAAAAATTCTTCCAGAAAAATGAACTTCCGGATCTGGAATCACTGATACAAAAAATCAGCCAGCCTGCTGCTGCCGGTAAGAGTAGTTTCCTGGTTTTTAAAAATCAAAAATATACTACCATACCTACTGAAGATATTGCCTATTTTTATATCCACAATGAAATCACGCATCTGGTGACATTTGCCAAAGAACAGTTTCCCCTTTCACAGCCGCTTGGGCAGGTAGCGGAACAGGTTTCAGACAAGCAATTTTTCAGGGTAAACAGACAGTATCTTGTTAATTTCAAAGCCATTAAGGAAATGGAACATTATTTCCAACGTAAAATCCTTGTAAAACTTACTGTTGAAACGCCTGAAAAGCTTTTGATCAATAAAGAAAAAACGCATAGTTTCTTTACCTGGCTTGAGGACAGGTAAAGGAGTAAGCAAATCTGAAGCTAAGCTGGAAGTACTTGCAGTCATTCTGAGATATAGAACTCTTTTGAAATACATTATAACTCTGATTGATATGATCGGGCTTTTCTTTTGCTTTTATCTGATCTGTTTTAATTTCTTAAGCTCTTTCCTGCTTCTATTTAATATTTAAAAGACAAACTTTCTTCTTTTGGTACTCCAGAAACTTCCCGCTTCCAACTTCCTGCTTCCAGCTTTAAACTACTTCCCCTCACAATTTCCGGGTTCACCTTTTGATTTGTCCGGTTGAACCTGTTTTGTATTCTTTTGCCTTTATCAGGTATCTACTTTTGAATCAAATTAAAAGACATGATACTAAAAAACTTAATCACAGTAAGCGCTTTTACCGCAGTGTTATTTGCTACTTCAGCATTTATTCATCAAAATAAAGATCAAAAGACAGTACAACATCCAGCCTCTGAAACCAATGGTTTCGCTGTTTTGGAACTTTTTACTTCAGAAGGCTGTTCAAGCTGTCCACCTGCAGATGAACTCATGGGAAAAATTGAAAAAGAATATAAAGGAGAGCCTGTTTATCTTCTCTCTTACCACGTTGATTACTGGAATCGTCTTGGATGGAAAGATCGGTTCAGTACTGCAGAAAATTCGCAGCGCCAACAGCAGTACAGCCGTATTTTGAATTCACAGGTGTATACTCCACAACTGATAATTAATGGAAAAACGGAATTTGTAGGCTCTGATGAGGATCATATTAAAAATTCCATTCAGAAAGCTCTGCTTGTTTCTAAAAAAACAGATGTGGCACTATCGGCAAATATTTCCGGCAGTACAATTGATGTTCAATATAAAACTTCAGCCTCAGATTCTCATAGTGTTCTTCTCGTTAATCTTGTTGAAAAACATTCCTCTACCCAGGTTGGTAAAGGTGAAAACGAAGGGCGTCATCTGCATCACTGGCAAATCGTTCATAAACAAAATCAGATCTCATTGAATAAGCAGGAAGGAACAACAACATTCAGAATTCCTGAAGGTTTTTCTCCTGAAAAATGGGAAGTGATAGCTTTTATTCAGAATGTCAAAACCGGAGAAATCTCGGGATCAGCAAAAACATCTTTTAAATAATTTCTACTACATAATAACAACTAAAATATACAGCAATGAAAACAAAAACTACAAAAATCATCTATTGGGCCGGAGCTATTTTTATGTCACTATGGTTTGGAGCCAGCGGGTTCTTTGAACTTACAAAAAATCCGGTAGTATGGGACATCACACAGCAATTAGGCTATCCACCTCATTTTATCTATATCCTGGGTGTTTTTAAAATTTCAGGAGTTCTCGTTCTTCTGCTTCCCAACAGATTATTGAGGTTGAAAGAATGGGTATTTGCCGGAATGTTCTTTGATATTCTCTTTGCTTTCTTTTCAAAAATTGCCGTGCTTGGTTTTCCGGCTACGGTGGACGCAATAGTTGCTTTTTCCATACTTACGATGACTTATCTGATGTTCAGGAAACTGTATTCTCCTGAGCTGGTATTTGGAGAAGCATAATTTAAATTTTTCTTATGTTCAAAACAGCACCTCCCGTTTCCCGGGAGGTGCTGTTGTTTTATATCATTAAAGTTTGGATCAATAAGTTCTGGCTGAAGCCGGATGGATAATTACTGTTCCTGAAAGCGGACTAAAGTCCTCTGCTATTGATTGAAATATCTTGTATAGTAACCCGTTTATATTAACCACCCCGTCAAAAATTCTTTCAATTTTTGCCACCCCTCCAAAGGAGGGGAATACTGAGTACCTGTTCACTGATTAAGTGACAACAACCCCATATCCTTAATTCTACAGCTATCATCTACTACCTGTTACCTATCATCTGCCTCTGCTCTCTAACTCATAAAACTCTCCGGGAACCATTCAAAACCAGCAGCCTTTTCTTTTGTGTAACCCAAACCTGGCCATGGCAAGTGGTAAGCAAATGCTCTGATTCTGGTATCTGCCATTTGTTTCAGCAGTTTTTTTCTTGATGCAATCGCGATATCAAGATCCGTATCACCAAAATATCCCCATTCAGGATGCGGAAAAAGGACTACATCGGAATGAATCAGATCTGCGATATAGATCAGTTTTTCATTTCCAGATGAGATGGTTGTAACCGCTAAACCTGGGGTGTGACCAGGTGCTAATTGAAAATTAAAATAATCATACAAGGGATTATTAAAATCATAAAACTTCAGTTTGGGCTTAATCGTTTTCAGAATATTCCGGACGGCCGGGATAAATTGATTGAGGAATTCAGGCTGTGTTTTCAGAGCACTGTTGTTAAAGTCTTTCATGGAAGCCTGCATCCAGAAGTCATGTTCTGTTTTGGAGATGAAAATATTTGCATCAGGAAAAATAAGCTGATTTTTTTTATCTATCACTCCACCAATATGATCGGGATGGGCATGTGAAATAAAAACGTCAGTAATATCTTTGGGAGTAAAACCAGCTTTCTGAAGGCTTTTTAACAGAAATCCTGTTCTTTCATCAGCAAAAATTCCCATTCCGGTATCTAGTAGAATGAGCTTATTCTTTGTTTTAACCAGTAGAATATTCATCGCAAGATCAATATAATCCTCTGGTCTGAAATTATCTCTAAGAATTGATTTTAATTCTGAAACGGTGCCTCTTGGTGCAAATGAATTCAGGTTTTCTTCATGAATATATCCGTCTGTGAGAATAAATAGTTCAAGCTCACCAAGCTTCAGTTTTTTAAATCCGGAAAGATCATCCCCTGTTTTTACCGAAATGGATCTATGTTCTGCCATTAAACCGGAAAAAGGAATCATACTTAATGTTCCTGCCAATAATCCGTTCTTTAATAATTCTCTTCTGTTCATAGTCGGGTTCTTTTCATTAAAATATAAATGAAAAACTGAGTTTCTTTCATAAGAAGAAACTCAGTTTTTATATAAAATAGTTTTTAGTTGTTTACCAATTTCATAGAACCTTCATTGTATCTTTCTCCTACATTAGGATATTTTTTCAGGATGGCATCTATGGTATCCAGATCCGACTGGGAAAGTTCTATATTGACAGCTGCAATATTTTCTTCAAGATATTTGATTCGCTTTGTACCCGGAATCGGAATGATATCATCTCCCTGGTTCAATACCCAAGCTAGCGCAAGCTGGGTTCCTTTCACTCCTTTGGAAGCTGCAAATTCGTTGATTTCGTTAGCCAGCTTTGTGTTATTTTCAAGATATTCCTGCTGATAACGCGGTAATGATTTTCTGAAATCGTCATCACCCAGATTTTGTGCATCATAGATATTGGTGAAGAGCCCTCTTGCCAACGGTGAATAAGGAACCAGAGAAATCCCCAGTTCTCTGATGGTTGGAAGAATTTCTTTTTCAATATCTTTGGTTAAAATTGAATATTCAGACTGTAAAGCTGCAATCGGGTGGATTTTATTGGCTTTTCTGATAGATTCTGCCGAAGCTTCTGACAATCCTAGATATTTCACTTTTCCTGCCTTTACCAATTCTGCCATTGCCCCTACTGTTTCTTCTACAGGAACATTTGGATCTACTCTGTGGGCGTAATACAGATCAATAGTATCGATTTTTAATCTTTGAAGACTTAAATCTACAGCCTGTCTGATCCATTCCGGAGAACCGTCGAAATAAGTTCCCGGAGCTCCGCTGTGGCTTGCTTTACCGTCTTTAAATCTGAATCCGAATTTGGTAGCAATAAAAATTTTATCTCTGTTTGGAACCAAAACCTTAGAGATCAGTTTTTCGTTTTCTCCATTGGCATACATATCTGCTGTATCCCAAAAGTTAACGCCCAAATCCAACGCTCTGTGTAAGGTATTGATACTTTCCTGCTCGTCGGTAGGACCATAAGCAAAACTCATCCCCATGCATCCTAAACCGATTGCTGATAACTGTTCTTCTGTGTTTCCTAATTTTTTAAATTTCATGATAGGTATGATTTAATTTTACAAGACAAAATTAGAATATGGAAAGATCAACTGTTATATAGAATTCAAACCAAGAATTATAAAATTCAAACAAGGTTCATTCTTAAAGCATTTGGGGTAATTCCTGTTTGTTTTTTAAAATAATTGGTAAAGTAAGCAGGCTCTTCAAAGCCCAGACCGTAAGCTATTTCAGAGATGTTCCAGTCTGTATGGGTGAGCAAAGCTTGGGCTTCCTGAATAATCTTTGCGGTGATCTGCTGGCTGGTTGTTTTCCCTGTAATCTCTTTTACAGAGCGGTTTAATGAATTCACATGTATGGAAAGGCTCTGCGCATAATCATTGGGAGTTTTTAACTTTAAACAGGCAGCAGGACTGTCAATCGGAAATTGTCTTTCCAGCAATTCCATAAACAATGATGCTACTCTTTGTGAGGCATTCTGATAAGGCTCAAAACTTTCTGCCGGCTGCATTCTGATGGTTTCATGGATCATCAGATGAAGATAAGCCCTCAGCATATCGTATTTATGAATATATTCCGACTGAATTTCAGTCATCATTTTTGTATACATATCCGAAAGTGTTTTCTGCTGTTCTTCATCAACAAAGAAAATCGGAGTTCCTCCAATTTTAAAAAGCGGTGAATCCAGAAGATTGCCCATCCGGCTTCCATTATGCAGAAACTGATCTGTAAACAGACAGAACCAGCCTTTCTGATTGGCATCATCAGCCTCCCATGAATAAGGAATATTAGGATTTGAAAACAGTAATGCAGGGCGGTCCACTTTAATCCATTTATCGGCATAATGAAGTTTTCCCTTTCCTATAATCAGTGAAATTTTGTAATAATATCTCCTGCTGTAAGGAGTCAGTAGTGAGCAGTGTTCCCGGGAAAATACATTGAAATGTCCCATTTTACTGATTCCGATACATGATGATTCCAGATTGGGAGCATTTCTTTCATAAAAGTCCTTAAGTGATTCGTGTGTTTCCATATATCAAAATTATAAAATTCAAACAAATTAAAGGTAAAAATATTTCTGACCGGACATAAAAATGGCTGACAAAGATGCCAGCCATGTAAGTGAATATAGTTGATAATTGTTAATCCCAATCGTCGTCGTGTCCATGACCACGATGTTTATTCTGTTTCTTATAGTACTTCTCCTGATTTTTATAGTATTTTTCCTGTTCTTTACGGAACTTTTTGTAATCATTTTTATTTCTTCCGTACACTATGACAGGATTTTGTCCTCTGTAATATTTCTTTTTGAAGATAATATACTTTTCTCTACCGAGGATTCTTTCCAGTTCAGAATAACGGTCATTTCTCCATCTTCCCGGCTCTACTACATAAACCCTGTTCCATGAATCATAATCACGATACCTGTCATTCAATACATAGATCTGATTGGCCTGTGTTGTTGAAAGTACAAGATCAGTGATCACTCTCTGCCAGTTGATATCTGAAATACTCCTTCTGTAATCATTATAATAATCGGACTGGGCATAGCTTAAACTGAACGTCCCAACCAATAATGCTGTTAATATTAATTTTTTCATTTCACTCCACTTTTAGATTAATCATGAAGAGATAGTCAATTAAAGTGCCAATTTTTAACCGAAAATGCTAATATTTGTTAAGAAAAACCATAAACAGTTGATTATCTTTAAAATATATTTTATTTTTTTAGAATTATTGAATGTTATTTGTTTTAAAAATTATAATAGTATTGTAATAGGTTTTCATTAACGTCGATCGTATTAATAATCAATAAATTATCAATAAAAACTTAAGCTTTATAAAATGTATTTATTTTATTTTTGGCTAAAGCCAGTAGATGATAATTTTTTGATAAGTGGGCTAAAGCCCACCCCTATTGAATTATAACAATAAACATCTTTTATCTTTTATCTTTTATCTTTTATCTTTTATCTTTTATCTTTTATCTTTTATCTTTTATCTTTTATCTTTTATCTTTATCCCTTATCTTACCATTTATGTTATAAAATTCGTTAAGATTATTAAAAACTATTATTCCATATGATTTAATTTCGTAATTTTAATGAAAAGAATGTTTT belongs to Chryseobacterium gleum and includes:
- a CDS encoding DoxX family protein, with the protein product MKTKTTKIIYWAGAIFMSLWFGASGFFELTKNPVVWDITQQLGYPPHFIYILGVFKISGVLVLLLPNRLLRLKEWVFAGMFFDILFAFFSKIAVLGFPATVDAIVAFSILTMTYLMFRKLYSPELVFGEA
- a CDS encoding helix-turn-helix domain-containing protein; translated protein: METHESLKDFYERNAPNLESSCIGISKMGHFNVFSREHCSLLTPYSRRYYYKISLIIGKGKLHYADKWIKVDRPALLFSNPNIPYSWEADDANQKGWFCLFTDQFLHNGSRMGNLLDSPLFKIGGTPIFFVDEEQQKTLSDMYTKMMTEIQSEYIHKYDMLRAYLHLMIHETIRMQPAESFEPYQNASQRVASLFMELLERQFPIDSPAACLKLKTPNDYAQSLSIHVNSLNRSVKEITGKTTSQQITAKIIQEAQALLTHTDWNISEIAYGLGFEEPAYFTNYFKKQTGITPNALRMNLV
- a CDS encoding aldo/keto reductase, with translation MKFKKLGNTEEQLSAIGLGCMGMSFAYGPTDEQESINTLHRALDLGVNFWDTADMYANGENEKLISKVLVPNRDKIFIATKFGFRFKDGKASHSGAPGTYFDGSPEWIRQAVDLSLQRLKIDTIDLYYAHRVDPNVPVEETVGAMAELVKAGKVKYLGLSEASAESIRKANKIHPIAALQSEYSILTKDIEKEILPTIRELGISLVPYSPLARGLFTNIYDAQNLGDDDFRKSLPRYQQEYLENNTKLANEINEFAASKGVKGTQLALAWVLNQGDDIIPIPGTKRIKYLEENIAAVNIELSQSDLDTIDAILKKYPNVGERYNEGSMKLVNN
- a CDS encoding MBL fold metallo-hydrolase: MNRRELLKNGLLAGTLSMIPFSGLMAEHRSISVKTGDDLSGFKKLKLGELELFILTDGYIHEENLNSFAPRGTVSELKSILRDNFRPEDYIDLAMNILLVKTKNKLILLDTGMGIFADERTGFLLKSLQKAGFTPKDITDVFISHAHPDHIGGVIDKKNQLIFPDANIFISKTEHDFWMQASMKDFNNSALKTQPEFLNQFIPAVRNILKTIKPKLKFYDFNNPLYDYFNFQLAPGHTPGLAVTTISSGNEKLIYIADLIHSDVVLFPHPEWGYFGDTDLDIAIASRKKLLKQMADTRIRAFAYHLPWPGLGYTKEKAAGFEWFPESFMS
- a CDS encoding sensor histidine kinase, producing MQQQKIKISPAIIWISSVFLGVLSSVPQLASHEFNWKEAVVNSAITAAFSIIMWYINIYMLNRTGKRRQHISYSRLMVVLAFGMVIMFGLAWIQQLILSHINFGPVMLMVEVRGILINLVCYMFLTLLQNNYTGQQIQLELEKVKSDNLGAQYELLKQQINPHFLFNSLNTLKLMAETHDEETVDFIVKLSDFYRFTLESRKLDLISVQEEMKIVDAYLFLQKARFGEGIKFTNELGKEINATLIPPFTLQLLVENCIKHNIVSQSKPLHIKIYNNDNHIVIENPIQRKMNAEDSLGVGLDNIKMRYKHLLEKDIIIHSDEKTFQIKLPLIHEYNHY
- a CDS encoding LytR/AlgR family response regulator transcription factor; translation: MNIIIIEDEFRAAKSLQNLLSDLKPDSKILGVYDSIETSIEGLKDIKPDLIFMDIHLSDGLSFEIFKSVEITCPVVFCTAFDQYMLDAFKSKGVDYVLKPFSKEDIAEALRKVDELKKFFQKNELPDLESLIQKISQPAAAGKSSFLVFKNQKYTTIPTEDIAYFYIHNEITHLVTFAKEQFPLSQPLGQVAEQVSDKQFFRVNRQYLVNFKAIKEMEHYFQRKILVKLTVETPEKLLINKEKTHSFFTWLEDR
- a CDS encoding DUF1223 domain-containing protein; its protein translation is MILKNLITVSAFTAVLFATSAFIHQNKDQKTVQHPASETNGFAVLELFTSEGCSSCPPADELMGKIEKEYKGEPVYLLSYHVDYWNRLGWKDRFSTAENSQRQQQYSRILNSQVYTPQLIINGKTEFVGSDEDHIKNSIQKALLVSKKTDVALSANISGSTIDVQYKTSASDSHSVLLVNLVEKHSSTQVGKGENEGRHLHHWQIVHKQNQISLNKQEGTTTFRIPEGFSPEKWEVIAFIQNVKTGEISGSAKTSFK